The DNA region CAAGGTAGTAGGGGTTATAAGGGCTGAGATAAGGTCGAGGATCTTCTACGATCCCCTTATGTCTGGGGTGATAACCGATCTATATGTGCTTCCAAGCTATAGAAGAAAGGGAGTGGGAGAGGCCTTGGTAACATCGCTTATAAAGGTCTTAAGGTCGAGGGGCATAGGTCTAGTATCAGCTGAGTTCCCACCAATGAATAAAATAGCTGTTGAATTCTACACAAACATGGGCTTCAAACCCCTGCTATATGTATTTTTCAAGGAGATCTAGCTAGAACTGCTCAATAACGTTAAACTCCCAGATACACTATAACTAGGGGGGCTACGATAAGGATAAGCCTACTTGAGATCTCAACAATAGCACATGCCACTGAGGATCTAGATAAGGTGGTTACCGCAATAAAGAATACTGTACCAAAGGATCTGTGGAATGAGCTTGAAAGAAACATGGAGATCTCGCCTCTCGAAGGATACTATGGCAATCCAGTCACAAGAATTGTTACAAGATTAAAGGGGAGGCAAGCGGAGAATGCTGCTAAATATATCCTCTCAAACCTAGATCAAGGGGATTTCGAGACATTAGTATTTACACTTGATAGAAGATTCGATGGGAAAGGAAGGGTTTTTATAAGGATCTCGAAGCAGGATGCCTATCTAGGTAAACTAAGAATAGCTGAAGGAGACGATATAATAAGAATAGTAATGACACTCCCAGGGATTAGAAGGGTAGAGGATGTGGAGAAGACCCTGAGATCCCTAAGAGGTGGATAGCGCCTGCCGTATGCAGACCTCCTAGTATTAGTAGATAATATTGAAAAAGAGAAGCTTATCTCGATATATAGGGTATTAGGATACAAAGCCATAGGCAGCGTTGGGATTGAGGAGGTAAAGATTGTGGAAAACATACTCATGATCCCCAGAATAGTTACTAGTGACATAAAAACCTTCAAACCTAGTAGAAGCTATTTAGTAGCGTATAAACCGTCTAAAAAGGAGCATGCTAGAAGAGCTGGTAAGGTGAAGAGAGCCTCAACTATACTATTCGATGGAAATAACATAGAGCTATGCGATGAAGAGCAGGTGGAGGTTATGAAGAGAGGATCTGCTGCACTGGAATTCCTACTAAGACCTTTACTAGATAATAATACACTACCTAAATATCTATCTATGATGAAGAGATGTATAGAGCTCGCATATAGAGAGGGAATAGATATAGTAATATCTTCTGGAGCTAAAAGCATTGAGGAGCTCTGGTCTCCAGGAGCTATATGGGTCTTAGGATCTATGATCGGCTTCAGAGACATAGCCTCAAACTGGGTAGAGGTGCTGAGAAGATGGAGGCCTGGCTTGCACTTATAATATCCATAATCTCTTTAACAATCTCCACAATATCTCTCTATATTATGGTAAAGCTTAGGAGAGAAGTATATAGAAGAGAAATCATTGGAATTAAAATTAACAGTAAAAGTACTTATAGAGAACGCGTAAAGAGATATGTAGTGTTCAGAGTGCTTAGAATAGATGATACCCCTAACTTCGAAGAGCTTGAAAACTGTTTAAAGGAGGCTGTTAAGGAGGGCCTAGGGCTTCTAGGTTCTTCAGATACCAGTGTAAAATTAATTAGATATAGAGTTGAAAGCGGCATTGGGATCCTGAGAATCGTTTCAAATAACATCTATCCAGCTATATTCTCAATATCAAGAGTAAGAAAATGTGGTGGAAAGAGGATCTTGATCTCACCCCTAAAGATCACAGGTACTATTAAGGGTGCATATAAAAAAATCTCTATTTATGAGAGTAAATATAGATGACCAAGGCATAAAAGATCCGCCTTTTTAGCATATAAGCATCCCTCATTCTAAGAGGGGGTATTGGCTACAAACACTCTTTAAATCTAGCCATTAAAATTGGAGACCAATTATATTTCTATCTGTTGTCTCAAGTCTATATTATAGCTGACATTAATCATAGTTAGCCCTCCTAAGGCTATTAGATATGCTTATACACCCTATCAACATATGAAGCTAACAACCTGCAAAGAGCTTAATAAACTATTATTATAAGGAGATAAATGATTCGAAAAGGCCTCCTATCTCCTAAGATAGATAAAAAGTGTAAATAAGTTAACCAGATAGTATTATGTATTTAAAGATAAAGCCTGATGATCGAGTGTATATATAGCTCGGCTAGGAGATAGCACGTGGTGACGTAAAATTAGATATCACTATAATTGAAAAGATAATATTTATAAACACAATATATGGATTGCTTAGAAGGACTGCCAAGCTGTAACTTGGTATAGAAATTATAGCGGATAAATACAGTATAATTGTTAGTCTATCTCCTCTAGAACCTCCATAGTAGTGTAGAGCTTTTGAGAAGCTTATAAGAGAAGATCTGAGCTCGCTTATTAGGAGAAGAGATATGGCTAGCGAAGAAGATAGAGCATATACCGCTATAACTGGGATCTTAGGAAGGGCTAGGATTAAAGCTGTGTTAAACACCGTTGCAATTATTAGTGCCAATACAGATGATCTTCTAGCTAGTATGGAACTAACTCTTACCAAAATCCCTAGATATCTTATCAACCACTATCCCCCCAGAGATCCTACTTATGATCAGCCTAGATATGCTATTTAAAACCCCACCTTCTCTAGCATCTATGCTCCAAGGCTCTATGTCAACATCTAGGAAAGATCCGTTATTATGTGTAGAAACATATATACTAACATCGGCCCCAACCCCTATGGCGTATCTATATATTAACCTCAATCTAGCGTTAACACGATCACTCTGCTCGAAAATCTCCTTCTCAACAACATCGAAGAACTCCGATTTCTCCAGGAAAGCAAGCACAACCGACACAAGATCCTTTGGCGAGTATCCCTCTATAACAGAGCTATAATTCCTAGCTGGAATTATCCTCTCTGTATAAGCCGAAGAGAAACCAGCTTTAGATCTAACTATTAATAGATGAACCACAGATCCTAGAAAAGATGTGAGAAATATTATCAGTACCCCCGGGGGAGATATAACTGCCCTATCCCCCTGAAATAGAAATACCCTCCCAATCCCATAAAGCGATACAAAGGCCAGCATTGCTAAAAGCTCTATAGAGGCTAGAGATACAAGTGGAAAAACGTTAGACATCCACGCAGTACCGCCTGATATTAATATGGCATTACTGCTAGGTGATATACGCAGCATATAGGATCTATTGAATAGGATTAATAGAGAACCAGAAGCGAGACCAGCTAAAAGTGAGTATATATACTCATTGCCTTCTTCTCCCACTCTTATATACCTAATAATCTCTGTAGAAGCGTGTTCCCTATAGCATGCTAGCTCCACCCCTAACTTTAAAAGAGTATCGTTGCTCAGGATCCCCCTGAAATCTCCTTTAAATATAACTATATTGGGGCTAACAAGATCTATCGAGTTCCCCAGAAGATCTGCTGTAACAACTACTCCACCGCTATATGTAATTTGCCTGAATATACCATCTAAGATTTCACCGAGACACGCAACCCTGCTAACCCTGCTCAGCACATCTGCGGAGAAGGGTTTTAGAGATGTGTTGAAACCCTTATCACTATAGTAGAGGATGGCATTTGGAGAGATATCCCCACTATAGAGGTTTGGAGGATATATATATGTTCTATTGTTTTCAGGACATATGCCAAGGATATCGCTCCATGATCTTTCTACAAATAAAGATGGATCAAGCGATCCACAGTCTATAGCGATTACCGAGAAGATCCTAAGGATCTTATCGCCAGCATGTATAACTATAGGCTCTCCCAGGAATACATAATAGATCTTCATGATCACTCCAGAAAGGTTCCCATCCATGTTAACCCCTTTTGGCGAATATAGAATCAACGCATCACCCGGCAAATCTACCCCTTTCTGAGCTTTCGTCATTATATAGTATGGTTCTACATGATAGGGATATGAGGCTATTAAAGCTAGCGAGGCAAGTGCTATAATTAGTAATAGATATTCCCATGAGAATATAAGTCTCTTAATATATCTCCCTATTATGATCAGCTGGGGCATTACTTGTTGCTCAACAATTGAATATTCATATCTACGGGCTTCATCACTAGAAAATCCAGATCTATATATCTTTACAAATATTATCATAGCTAGTGTTAGAACTGATATAACTACTGCTACGTGGAAGAAATCAACCAGATCCATTGTCCCACCTATATAGATCCTATAGCATTAAAAACAGTATATATAGCTATAGCTATCCCAGCACCTGCTAGAAGGGAGCTAGCTATTATCATGAGCTGTTTCTCCACACCTCCGCCAAATCTAGATACAAACCATCTTAAGAAAGATCCTAATATGAAGAGGATCCCAAGATCTGTTGTGAGGGTAAGTCCTATTATGAATGGTATTGGGGAGAAGCTTCTCCCAGTAAGTCTATCTATTATCACCAATAGCATCATAACAAGAACACCGATTACAGCTCCTGGGAGTATCGATTTTGGATCGAGCTCTCCTCTATACACAGATAGACTCCAAAGGGTATATGGTATCCATCTATCCAGAGGCATTCTCTCTGGGTTATTACCATATATGTTGATCAATAGATAGCCGTAGTATATTGTTATTAGAGAGCCTATGAGGAACGATAATGAGAATATAGAGAGTATAAAGGCAGGAGATATACCCAATATTCTTGAAGCTCTTAATATGTTAAGAGAGGAAGCGCTTAGAGAGGAGGGCATGGGAATCCCTAGATAATGATCCATATACACATAGGGAGCGAAGCCCCTATAACCAGTTAAATACATATACACAGTAGATGTGGGGTAGAACGCCTGTGATACAGTACCAGCCTCACCAGCACCCCACGATGTTATAATTATTAAAAGCGGTACTATTATTAGCATTAAAATCAAGCCGAATAAGATAAAGCTAGAACCAGGAGCCCCAGATCTTAGATAGGCTAGTATTAAGATCAGTATGAGGCCGAGTAGAAGCATAGCTAGAAGCAGTCTGGCTCTCTGACTCTCTATAATAGCTCTAGCAGTATGGGAAAGAGGGGCCCTAATACTTCTAACAACTAGAAGCATTAACGGGAAAACAGTACCAAATACTATAGAAGCTAGATACCAAGATGCTGATGTTACAAGGCTATCTGAAGAGGCTCCTGGGGATACTCTATATAAATATAGCGATGCCCCAATTGGGAGGAGAGCGAGACCTGTAACAATGCTGCCCCCACCAATGCTTATAGAGACCCTGGGGGGGAGTAAGAGGGCTATTAAGAATATTGGTAGGTCGAATGATAGGGATAGGAGAATACCATAGCCAGAGCCTGTGAATACTGGGGTGAGATCTAGGGGGCTGGGGGGCGATACTATAAGGATCATCTGGATAACAATACCGGATATAATAGCTATAGCAATTGTCCTTTTGGTTCTGAGAAGAGATACTATTTGAGTTATCATAGCCGATGCGATGCCCAAGGGATATGGAAGGTTAAGCTTATCTAAAAACACATGCCTCAATATATAGGCGAAGCCAACCCCAACTAGGCTTAGAGCTGCAAGGGCTAGATATGTGTATGGCCATTCGCAACTAAATATGTTTGGAAAACACATTTGCGTCTCTGAATAGAGCCAGCTGGGAAAGTTGCTTTCTCTATAGAAAAGCCAATAGATCTTTGATGTTAGATAATAGGTGATCAGCATGCCAGATGTTATAACAGTTGAGAAGGAAATGCCAAACGCCGTTACAGTCGCGATAAAGATCTCCCTGGGATCCACTGTCCTCCCAAGAAGAAGCCTAGCTATTACAGGAACAACCACTAAATCTATCTCAGCAACCGTATAGCCGCTGACAGCATAGCCATAGCTATCTACAAAACCCATAAATAGCCCTATTAAAACCCCTACAACTATTGGTCTCAGAATCCCTCTCACCGCTCTAGTCTCTAGAATCGTTTTAGCCTCGTATCTAGAGCCTAGAGCCATGTATTTCCCTTCCTATCCCTCCTTAGTGACTGCTACAAAGTATAAAAAATATTAATTTGAAGCATCTATATTAGAATAGTGAGACTGGGATCAAGCAAAAAATTCAGAATCTAAGCTTTAGAGTAATAAATGCTCTTCATAGTATTACACTGATAAAACTATCTATGCTTATAAGCTAAATAGGTGATAAAATATTAGAGCAAAACCGATCTACCAATATTAAAGGCAGATTGAAGGGAGAAGGAAATTGAGAATTGGTATAACCGCTAGTGGAGGAGGTCACACAGGATATGCTGTATCTATCGCACAGAGACTCTATGGAAAAGCAGAGATCATCTTCTATGTTCCAAGCGGTGATAGATGGACTATATCGAAGGTGAAAAGATACGGCGAATACATAGAAATTATAAAGCCTCGAGGACCTAATGAGGGGCTTGCTAAGCTTGTTAAAGGGCTTCCAAAGGCTATGTTCCAGAGCATTAAAGCAGTAAAAAATATCGATCTCTTTATCAGCTCAGGATCTAACCATAGTATAGCACCTGCAATAGCTGCGTGGCTTAAAAATATCCCTGTTATAAATATAGAGAGTAGTGTTAGATTCACAAAACCTAGCTCAAGCGCTAAGAACCTATCTTTGATAGCAGATCTCACGGTGCTTCAGTGGGAGGAGCAGAAGAAGATACTTCCAAAGGGCAGGGTATTCGGTCCTCTCTACGAGGCCCCAGAGCATAAGATCGAGGATAGAGGATATATCCTTGTCACAGCAGGAACCTATGGATTTAAAAGACTCTTTGACTCAATATCGGCTTTAGATCTAGAGAATGTTGTTCTTCAAACAGGCAGGGTTGATCCCTCTATATATAGAGAGAAGAGACCTAGGTGGATCGTTTTCGACTACGATCCCGACTTCTCAAGGTGGATAGCCGGAGCCTCACTAGTAATAGCACATTTAGGAAAAACAGTGATAGACTCTGCTCTCACATATAGAAAGCCAACTATAGTAGTGCCTAACCCTGAATGGAGGCTTACAGCGGGGAGTGAGGATGCGAAAATACTTGCAGAAAAGCTCGGTATATGCTATCAAGAGAATCTAGATCCAGAGGCCCTAAGAATATCTATCGATGAGTGTAGGAAGAAAGTGCCGAGGACATATGTTGATGGCGCTGAAGAGCTGGCTAGGTTTTTGCTAAATAAATATGGAAGCTAAGCCCCTATCTATTTAGCGAGGTTGCCGGATTATTGGTTAAGCTTTTAAAGGGATCCGTTGTTATGGATCTTTCGAAGCTACGTATGTTAGGGGATAGAGAGCTAATAGCTGTTATAAAGGAGCTTAACAGGCTTTCGGCTAAGGGATATAGGGTATTTGTATCTCTAGCACCATTCAATGCAAATATATTATATAGAGGGAGGGTATATAGAATGTCTATATCGCACGGCGCAATCATAATAAGTCCTAACGGGTTTGGTGATGATGTAGAGGATATATGCAAAAATATAGGAGAAGATCTGTGCTGGCAACTTTCAGAAGATGTATGGGCTGATGTAGAGGAGATTAGTTATAGATTTTCTCTAGAGAATAAATATCCATGTCCTAAGGAGTATATAGATGCTTCTATAGAGCTTGGATATATATTTTTGGAGGCTTCAGAATTACCTAGGATTATATGTATAGATGGTGAAAAATCAATATCTATAGATATGGAAAACCTTAGATCAAGGCTCCTCATAATACCAATAATAAAATCTGGTGAATATAGGAATTATATAGTAGAAAGGAGAGCAGGTTTCAGACATCCCCTCTCAATAATCCTTGGAGGAAGAGGTGTTTCATGTAGCGAACTCCTAGATCTAGAGCTTCCAAATGAGAGTACATCGATTATTAAAGATATATCGGGAAATACCCTCCTCTATGCAATAGATTCAGATATATATGTATTTGCATGTAAGCCTAACCCAAACGAGCTGCTATATAGACTTACACTGTTCTACACCTCCCCAGCTAAGAGACTTTAGATCCTACTTCTATGGAATATTGATGGGCAGATCAAATGAGCCTAATAATCGAACCAGGCTTCTATGTCTAGCATGGAGCTTATAGCTGTTCTATAGCAGTAGCTTTATTTTTTCAATCTGGCTAAAAGAGATCTTAGCCTTAAACTGCATGAGGGGCAGAAAGAGGCTCTCTTCTTATCCACTTCAGCAACGCTATTGCTAAAACTCATAACACATTCCTTATTGTTGCAGTGCTCCAAACCTAGTAGATGTCCTATCTCGTGGAGAACTTCCTTTGCTAGTCTAGCAAGATATAGGGTAAGCTTTTCATCATAGATCCTCTTGGTATATACAGCACAAACACCCTTCCTAGGATCTGCATGGCCAAAGACATAATTATAGCCATATACATATGCATCTTCCTTCACCACTCCAACAACTATCTGGCCTTTATTCTGAGAAGAGAGGTATTTAAGCACAGCCTCAGATCTATACTGCTTCCTCATATCATCATAAAGACTTTGGGGAGGGTAGAAACCCTTATCAATAAATCTAGTCTGAAACCCGAGCTCTGAATAGATCTTCTCCTCAATAGCAGATCGTTCTTCAGAAGAGCAGTAGGGAAAACATATAACATATATAGTGGAAAGGGCGTCCATCGAAGACACCAGCTATGTATCCCAATAGCTATATTGTATAGAAGGCAATTAATAGTTAGATGTCCAAATATATCTCTATTTAGCGATTAATTATATGGAGGCCGCCCCCACAGGGCCCACGGGGCAAAAGCCCTGAGGAAACACCGCCCTCCCCGCGGCACCGAGACCCCGCAAGGGGTGCGGGTAGAACCCGCGGCAACGGCACAGAAACGGCACGGCCCCACAGCAATGGCTAGGATGGGGCTAAACCCCGGAGTAGCTGTGGGGCGCGGTGAAACGGCCGTCCCTCGGGGAGCAAGGCCATACGCACCTATGAAGGCCGCGTGAGGTGCGGGTGGGCCGCTTAGCCAAATGCCCTTAGAACAGAAGGCGGGTTATGTGGGGGCGGCCTCCATATATCTGTTTAGCTTCTATTAACAAGATCCTGAGGGGTATCTTTATTTCTTCTGAGGATATTTCATCTATAGGATGTGATATGTGGAAGATCACACAGCCCGAGATCAACATAGGAGTTGTGGGCCACGTAGATCATGGGAAAACTACTTTGGTTCAAGCACTTACCGGTATCTGGACTGCTAGGCATTCGATGGAGCTGAGGAGATCTATGACTATAAAGCTTGGATATGCAGATGGCAATATAGCATATTGCGAGGGCCTTGAAGAGCCCGAGGCCTATACAACATCGAGTAGATGTCCTGATAATACTGAGTCAAAGCTGCTTAGAAGAGTATCATATGTAGACTCGCCCGGCCACGAGACCCTGATGGCTACTATGTTAAGTGGTGCAGCCCTAATGGATGGGGCCTTATTGGTAATAGCTGCTAACGAACCATGTCCACAGCCCCAGACTAGGGAGCATCTGATGGCCCTCAAACTCATAGGGATCAAAAACGTCGTTGTTATCCAGAATAAGATAGATGTTGTTAGCAAGGAAAGGGCTATTGAAAGTTATAAAGAGATCAAAAGCTTTCTCAGTGAGATGGGCTATGAGAAAGCCCCTATAATACCTGTAAGCGCCCTCCACGGGGTAAATATAGATGCTGTTTTAATGGCGATACAGAAGACAATGCCAACACCTGAGAGAAACCCCAACGCAGATCCTCTTATGTTTGTTGCGAGAAGCTTTGAGGTTAATAGGGTTGGCACATCTGTTAGAGATCTAGTTGGGGGCGTTATAGGGGGCTCTCTAATCCAGGGAGTTATAAGGGTTGGAGATGAGATCGAGATTAAACCGGGTGTAAGAATAGAGAGAGCTGATGGGAAAGCAGAGTATATACCTCTCACA from Sulfolobales archaeon includes:
- a CDS encoding translation initiation factor IF-2 subunit gamma; translated protein: MWKITQPEINIGVVGHVDHGKTTLVQALTGIWTARHSMELRRSMTIKLGYADGNIAYCEGLEEPEAYTTSSRCPDNTESKLLRRVSYVDSPGHETLMATMLSGAALMDGALLVIAANEPCPQPQTREHLMALKLIGIKNVVVIQNKIDVVSKERAIESYKEIKSFLSEMGYEKAPIIPVSALHGVNIDAVLMAIQKTMPTPERNPNADPLMFVARSFEVNRVGTSVRDLVGGVIGGSLIQGVIRVGDEIEIKPGVRIERADGKAEYIPLTTRVTSIRFGNTEFSEAKPGGLVALGTELDPFLTKADKLVGNVVGRAGRTPDPLSTLEMEYILLERVVGAKEMIGVEPIKPKETIMLTIGTNTTMGVVTKISKDRMEVTLTKPSVVIKGMGIAISRQIKGRWRLVGYAKPLI
- a CDS encoding glycosyltransferase, translating into MRIGITASGGGHTGYAVSIAQRLYGKAEIIFYVPSGDRWTISKVKRYGEYIEIIKPRGPNEGLAKLVKGLPKAMFQSIKAVKNIDLFISSGSNHSIAPAIAAWLKNIPVINIESSVRFTKPSSSAKNLSLIADLTVLQWEEQKKILPKGRVFGPLYEAPEHKIEDRGYILVTAGTYGFKRLFDSISALDLENVVLQTGRVDPSIYREKRPRWIVFDYDPDFSRWIAGASLVIAHLGKTVIDSALTYRKPTIVVPNPEWRLTAGSEDAKILAEKLGICYQENLDPEALRISIDECRKKVPRTYVDGAEELARFLLNKYGS
- a CDS encoding RNA-binding domain-containing protein; this encodes MAHATEDLDKVVTAIKNTVPKDLWNELERNMEISPLEGYYGNPVTRIVTRLKGRQAENAAKYILSNLDQGDFETLVFTLDRRFDGKGRVFIRISKQDAYLGKLRIAEGDDIIRIVMTLPGIRRVEDVEKTLRSLRGG
- a CDS encoding Rpp14/Pop5 family protein; the encoded protein is MEAWLALIISIISLTISTISLYIMVKLRREVYRREIIGIKINSKSTYRERVKRYVVFRVLRIDDTPNFEELENCLKEAVKEGLGLLGSSDTSVKLIRYRVESGIGILRIVSNNIYPAIFSISRVRKCGGKRILISPLKITGTIKGAYKKISIYESKYR
- a CDS encoding archaemetzincin family Zn-dependent metalloprotease, which gives rise to MDALSTIYVICFPYCSSEERSAIEEKIYSELGFQTRFIDKGFYPPQSLYDDMRKQYRSEAVLKYLSSQNKGQIVVGVVKEDAYVYGYNYVFGHADPRKGVCAVYTKRIYDEKLTLYLARLAKEVLHEIGHLLGLEHCNNKECVMSFSNSVAEVDKKRASFCPSCSLRLRSLLARLKK
- a CDS encoding GNAT family N-acetyltransferase, with amino-acid sequence KVVGVIRAEIRSRIFYDPLMSGVITDLYVLPSYRRKGVGEALVTSLIKVLRSRGIGLVSAEFPPMNKIAVEFYTNMGFKPLLYVFFKEI